A genomic stretch from bacterium includes:
- a CDS encoding aminoacetone oxidase family FAD-binding enzyme has product MNSYDVLILGGGAAGLMCAAEAAGRGKKVLVLEQSQKPAPKILVSGGGRCNFTNMYAKPANYVSSNPAFIHYAMGKFTPKHFIDLVKHAGIAFHEKKDGQLFCDTSAKEIIDLLVDRAREKGAKMLLGQKVEDFNHQEGTFTIQANGKTYTAPKLVVATGGLSWPQLGSTDLGFRIAKRFELKVLPQSPALCGLTFGEKDMERFKDLSGVHGRAWASTGKWKMEEDFLITHKGLSGPLLLNCSLHWNPGQEVTINWIPEMSAEETFQQLKKDKVAGGRGEYRKWFEGRLPRRLAERIAWNAGARGAWAALPDDVLLTLAKDINALTFIPSGTFGYRMAEVTRGGVDTREISRETMETKKVPGLYFIGEVLDVTGMLGGFNFQWAWASGWTCGQAL; this is encoded by the coding sequence ATGAATTCCTATGACGTTCTCATCCTGGGCGGCGGGGCCGCGGGGCTCATGTGCGCCGCTGAGGCCGCGGGACGAGGCAAAAAGGTCCTCGTCCTGGAGCAGTCCCAAAAACCGGCCCCCAAGATCCTCGTTTCGGGGGGCGGCCGCTGCAATTTCACCAATATGTACGCCAAACCCGCCAACTACGTCTCGTCCAACCCCGCCTTCATCCATTACGCCATGGGTAAATTCACCCCCAAGCATTTCATCGACCTGGTCAAACACGCCGGGATCGCCTTTCATGAAAAGAAGGACGGCCAGCTCTTCTGCGACACCAGCGCCAAGGAGATCATCGACCTCCTCGTGGACCGGGCCCGGGAAAAGGGCGCCAAGATGCTGTTGGGCCAAAAGGTGGAGGACTTTAACCATCAAGAAGGCACCTTCACGATCCAGGCCAACGGAAAGACCTACACAGCCCCCAAACTGGTGGTCGCGACGGGGGGGCTTTCTTGGCCCCAACTGGGTTCGACCGATCTGGGATTCCGGATCGCCAAACGCTTCGAATTGAAGGTCCTGCCCCAATCCCCCGCCCTCTGCGGCCTGACCTTCGGCGAAAAGGATATGGAGCGGTTCAAGGACCTGTCGGGGGTCCATGGCCGGGCCTGGGCCTCCACCGGCAAATGGAAGATGGAGGAGGACTTCCTGATCACCCACAAGGGTTTGAGCGGGCCCCTCCTGCTCAACTGTTCCCTCCATTGGAACCCGGGACAGGAGGTCACCATCAACTGGATCCCCGAGATGTCCGCGGAAGAGACATTCCAGCAATTGAAGAAGGACAAGGTCGCTGGGGGACGTGGCGAATACCGCAAATGGTTCGAGGGGCGCCTCCCCCGCCGCCTGGCCGAGCGTATCGCCTGGAACGCCGGGGCCCGGGGCGCCTGGGCGGCCCTGCCCGATGACGTGCTTTTGACCCTGGCCAAGGACATCAACGCCCTCACCTTCATCCCCTCCGGGACCTTCGGTTACCGGATGGCGGAAGTGACGCGGGGCGGGGTGGATACCCGGGAGATCTCCCGGGAGACGATGGAAACAAAGAAGGTCCCCGGGCTTTACTTCATTGGAGAGGTCCTGGACGTGACCGGAATGTTAGGCGGCTTCAATTTCCAATGGGCCTGGGCGTCCGGATGGACTTGCGGCCAGGCGCTTTAG
- a CDS encoding SRPBCC domain-containing protein has translation MGKIELEAYYPYSIENVWEALTRPEALEQWLMKNEGFEPVQGKKFNFYAKPVMGWDGKARCEVLEVEKPHRIVWSQCGNDEGKDPFIMTWTLKQEGPGTRLTLLHEGIPNSLKGILIKKMMGKGWKGMFEKRIPLVLQYAAQKGWGQFPRDRRLAETDCHA, from the coding sequence ATGGGCAAGATCGAACTTGAGGCCTATTATCCCTATTCCATTGAGAACGTGTGGGAGGCCCTGACGCGACCAGAGGCTTTGGAACAATGGCTCATGAAGAACGAGGGGTTCGAGCCGGTCCAAGGGAAGAAGTTCAACTTTTATGCCAAACCGGTCATGGGTTGGGATGGGAAGGCCCGTTGTGAGGTCCTGGAGGTCGAGAAGCCCCATAGGATCGTGTGGAGCCAGTGCGGCAACGACGAAGGGAAGGACCCTTTCATCATGACCTGGACCTTGAAGCAGGAGGGCCCGGGGACCCGCTTGACCCTGCTCCATGAGGGCATCCCGAACAGCCTCAAGGGCATCCTCATCAAGAAGATGATGGGAAAAGGTTGGAAGGGGATGTTCGAGAAACGCATTCCCCTGGTGCTTCAATATGCCGCCCAGAAGGGATGGGGCCAATTCCCGAGGGACCGCCGACTGGCCGAGACGGATTGCCACGCCTAA
- a CDS encoding VOC family protein encodes MPEIKKAYATLMVDDLDRSIDFYTNVLGLVEDLRFGDNWAEMVTKGITIGLHPKKMDSSPELAAKMGWGAVAHPHGGAVASSGASAGHKPGAAHAQQPHNLTIGFEVKDIRAAAKEMEAKGVRFHFQENEVNILAFFFDPDGAPLYLTQVR; translated from the coding sequence ATGCCTGAGATCAAGAAAGCCTACGCCACCCTGATGGTCGACGATCTGGATCGGTCCATCGACTTCTACACCAACGTGTTGGGGCTCGTGGAGGACCTGCGTTTCGGGGATAACTGGGCCGAGATGGTCACGAAGGGCATCACCATCGGGTTGCATCCCAAGAAGATGGACTCTTCACCCGAGCTGGCCGCCAAGATGGGCTGGGGGGCGGTTGCCCATCCTCATGGTGGCGCCGTCGCAAGCTCCGGCGCCTCGGCTGGGCACAAACCAGGTGCGGCCCACGCACAGCAGCCCCATAACCTCACCATCGGCTTCGAGGTGAAGGACATCCGGGCCGCCGCCAAGGAGATGGAAGCCAAGGGGGTGCGGTTCCATTTCCAGGAGAACGAGGTCAATATCCTGGCTTTTTTCTTCGATCCCGATGGCGCGCCGCTTTACCTGACACAGGTGCGGTGA
- a CDS encoding metalloregulator ArsR/SmtB family transcription factor, whose protein sequence is MNRRPAHEDVFQAIAHPTRRKLLELLEKGELPVAELAKDFHATAPALSQHLTVLKKAGLVSERREGRQRLYRLTPTPLKEVEDWVSSHKAYWVVKMAALGDYLRRKHGQDRT, encoded by the coding sequence ATGAACCGACGACCTGCCCACGAAGACGTCTTCCAGGCCATCGCCCACCCGACCCGGCGCAAATTGCTGGAGCTACTGGAAAAGGGGGAATTGCCGGTAGCCGAATTGGCGAAGGATTTCCACGCCACCGCACCCGCCCTTTCCCAACACCTGACGGTCCTGAAGAAAGCCGGGTTGGTGAGCGAGCGCCGGGAAGGGCGCCAGCGCCTTTACCGGCTCACGCCAACGCCCCTGAAGGAAGTGGAGGATTGGGTCTCCTCCCACAAGGCCTATTGGGTGGTCAAGATGGCGGCTTTGGGCGACTACTTGAGGAGGAAACATGGGCAAGATCGAACTTGA
- a CDS encoding 6-bladed beta-propeller, producing MERKPFLWLLPILVIWPWACTTHYSLAPVSSGSGPVTHCSTGPHPYILTWGSNGTGNGQFSFPAAVVSGSGGKIYVADFQNSRVEVFNSSGTYQSQWGGVGSGNGQFNGATGVAADASGNIYVTDYQNSRVQKFNSSGTYLSQWGTYGSSNGQFHTPDGIAVDGSGNVYVVDSGLGTIQKFTSAGSYLSQMGGGLLSGPGPLDVDSSGSVYVDDYGNDRIAVFTSTGAYSYSIGSTGSGNGQFNGPFGVRLDGCGNLYVADGYNSRVQEFSVSGTYEYQWGTYGTAAGQFLRPGGLGIDTNGNLYVTDATNNTVQKFQP from the coding sequence GTGGAGAGAAAGCCGTTCCTATGGCTCCTGCCCATCCTTGTGATTTGGCCTTGGGCTTGCACGACCCATTATTCCCTGGCCCCCGTCAGCTCTGGTTCCGGGCCGGTCACCCATTGCTCCACAGGCCCCCATCCTTACATCCTGACCTGGGGCTCCAACGGGACCGGGAACGGTCAATTTTCCTTCCCGGCCGCTGTCGTCTCCGGTTCCGGGGGCAAGATCTACGTCGCCGATTTCCAGAATTCCCGCGTCGAGGTCTTCAATTCCTCCGGGACCTACCAGTCCCAATGGGGTGGGGTGGGATCCGGGAACGGTCAATTCAACGGCGCCACGGGCGTGGCAGCGGATGCCTCCGGGAACATTTATGTGACCGATTACCAGAACAGCCGGGTCCAAAAATTCAACAGCTCGGGGACCTACCTTTCCCAATGGGGAACTTACGGGTCCTCGAACGGCCAATTCCACACGCCGGACGGCATCGCGGTGGACGGTTCCGGGAACGTTTATGTCGTCGATTCGGGCTTGGGCACCATCCAAAAATTCACTTCCGCCGGCAGTTATCTGTCCCAGATGGGAGGCGGGCTCCTTTCGGGACCCGGACCATTGGATGTGGATTCCTCCGGGAGCGTGTATGTGGATGATTACGGGAACGATCGGATCGCGGTCTTCACCTCGACAGGCGCCTATTCCTATTCGATCGGAAGCACGGGATCGGGTAACGGACAATTCAACGGTCCCTTCGGCGTGCGATTGGACGGTTGTGGCAACCTTTATGTGGCCGACGGTTATAACAGCCGGGTCCAGGAATTCAGCGTTTCGGGGACCTATGAATACCAATGGGGGACCTATGGGACGGCCGCGGGTCAGTTCCTGCGCCCAGGCGGCCTGGGGATCGATACCAATGGGAACCTCTACGTGACCGACGCCACCAACAACACCGTCCAAAAGTTCCAGCCCTAG
- a CDS encoding 6-bladed beta-propeller, whose protein sequence is MRSIMKVRAILWSIPAVLLLSFLQGCPGSSNPTTPNNPATSTVTATPSSTTSTTPTLTVSSTATSSATHTGTDSPTASPSTTPTSSPTPMATPTITLTPTNSTTATPSSSPTDSPSATPTPTITQTPTKTSTPTITSTPTVTATPTLDNPTFLLQWGGTGCTSGNSDGQLAYPYDVTWNSSGTTLYAMDTNNYRVQYFTNSGSFLGKWGSNGSGPGQFYYPTSLSRPSSGTTIFVNDFTRQKINSFDLTGTYLTSFSTPSTVYCYWIKANSAGTTIYLTDTDNSKIFAYSSAGVSLFNFGSGQLSHPQQVEINSAGTSIYVADRDDQRIMIFDSAGVSIGSIVGAPGPTFLLGPTGVALNSAGTTLYVTDPYFDNVKMFDPATGNSLGTAGSLGNGNGQVNYPQGIAVNSAGTTVAIADSGNNRVELFDGAMNYITDFGTAGAVPDGKFCQPYGISTDGAGATVFVADQANNRVQFFDNLGNFLGKWGTLGSADGELQTPSGIVANSAGTTIYVLCRGNNYRIEYFSGTGTYLGKFSTLYDPFGMALNSAGTTLYVADGTVGVYAYSPTGVYLATLGSSGAGDGQFNNPQGIAINSSGTTIYVADTGNSRVQAISPSGTFLTKWGPSGSGFSLSQPYGVAVNAAGTNVYVVDNANNNLLSFSPTGFFLGSKTGISSPLGLALDPSGKIYVSDGINQVQKFAP, encoded by the coding sequence ATGCGGTCCATCATGAAGGTCCGAGCCATCCTGTGGTCGATCCCGGCGGTCCTTCTTTTGTCCTTCCTCCAAGGGTGTCCCGGGAGCAGCAACCCTACCACCCCGAACAATCCCGCGACCTCGACCGTTACGGCGACCCCGAGTTCCACCACCTCCACCACCCCGACCCTGACGGTCTCTTCCACCGCCACTTCCAGTGCCACCCATACGGGGACCGATTCGCCCACGGCGTCGCCGTCGACCACGCCAACGTCCAGCCCCACGCCCATGGCCACCCCTACCATCACCCTTACCCCCACGAATTCGACAACGGCGACACCGTCGTCTTCACCCACCGATTCACCTTCGGCTACGCCAACGCCCACGATCACCCAGACCCCGACCAAGACCTCTACCCCGACCATCACCAGCACGCCCACCGTGACCGCTACCCCGACCTTGGACAATCCGACCTTCCTCCTTCAATGGGGCGGTACCGGCTGCACCAGCGGCAACAGCGACGGCCAGTTGGCTTATCCTTACGATGTAACTTGGAATTCCTCGGGAACGACCCTTTACGCAATGGATACCAATAACTACCGCGTTCAATATTTCACCAACTCAGGGAGTTTCCTGGGGAAATGGGGCTCGAATGGCTCCGGCCCCGGTCAATTCTACTATCCGACAAGTTTATCCCGGCCATCCTCGGGGACGACCATCTTTGTGAACGACTTTACGAGACAGAAAATCAATTCCTTCGATCTGACGGGGACCTATCTGACGAGTTTTTCGACGCCATCGACTGTGTACTGTTATTGGATCAAGGCCAATTCGGCAGGAACGACCATTTATTTGACCGATACGGACAACAGCAAGATCTTCGCTTATAGCTCAGCCGGGGTTTCCCTATTTAATTTCGGTTCCGGCCAGCTCTCCCATCCGCAGCAGGTCGAGATCAATTCAGCCGGGACCAGTATTTACGTGGCGGACCGGGACGACCAGCGGATCATGATCTTCGACTCGGCGGGAGTCTCCATCGGCAGCATTGTGGGAGCCCCAGGGCCCACCTTCCTCTTGGGGCCCACCGGGGTCGCCTTGAACAGCGCGGGAACGACCCTCTATGTCACCGACCCCTATTTCGACAACGTGAAGATGTTCGACCCGGCGACGGGGAATTCCCTGGGAACGGCGGGGAGTTTGGGGAACGGGAACGGTCAGGTCAATTATCCGCAGGGGATCGCCGTGAACAGCGCTGGGACCACCGTGGCCATCGCGGATTCAGGCAACAACCGGGTCGAACTCTTCGACGGGGCCATGAATTACATCACGGATTTTGGAACGGCTGGAGCGGTGCCGGATGGGAAGTTCTGCCAACCCTATGGCATCTCCACGGATGGCGCCGGGGCCACGGTCTTCGTGGCGGACCAAGCCAACAACCGGGTCCAATTCTTCGATAACTTGGGCAATTTCCTGGGCAAATGGGGGACCTTGGGTTCGGCCGACGGAGAACTGCAGACCCCATCGGGGATCGTAGCGAACAGCGCGGGCACGACCATCTATGTCCTATGCAGGGGGAACAACTACCGGATCGAATATTTCAGCGGGACCGGGACCTATTTGGGCAAATTCTCGACCCTCTATGATCCCTTTGGGATGGCCTTGAACTCCGCGGGAACCACCCTTTATGTGGCCGATGGGACCGTTGGGGTCTACGCTTACAGCCCGACGGGCGTTTACCTGGCGACCTTGGGGTCCAGCGGCGCAGGGGATGGACAATTCAACAATCCCCAGGGCATTGCCATCAATAGCTCGGGGACCACGATCTATGTGGCGGATACTGGGAACAGCCGGGTCCAGGCCATCAGCCCGTCCGGGACCTTTTTGACGAAGTGGGGCCCATCGGGATCGGGTTTCAGCCTCAGCCAACCTTACGGGGTGGCGGTAAACGCGGCCGGAACGAACGTCTATGTGGTGGACAATGCCAATAACAACTTATTGTCCTTCAGTCCCACCGGGTTCTTCTTGGGGAGCAAAACCGGGATCTCGAGCCCCTTGGGCCTCGCGTTGGATCCTTCCGGCAAGATCTACGTCAGCGACGGCATTAACCAGGTCCAGAAGTTCGCGCCTTAA
- a CDS encoding helix-turn-helix transcriptional regulator, which produces MPVYKHRISKNLRRMIRQSGFSAEKVAFGSGVSKSALSNYMSGKRIPSIHALELIAEHLKRDFMDFFK; this is translated from the coding sequence ATGCCCGTATATAAACACCGTATCTCAAAGAACCTGCGGCGGATGATCCGGCAAAGCGGCTTTAGTGCCGAAAAAGTGGCATTTGGATCGGGGGTTTCCAAGTCGGCCCTTTCCAACTATATGAGCGGGAAACGCATCCCCAGCATCCACGCGCTGGAACTGATCGCCGAACATTTGAAGCGCGATTTCATGGATTTCTTCAAATAG
- a CDS encoding serine hydrolase — protein sequence MKRRILLSLFVLPLLSAPPGALADEDIPPPPLVAPTPIPTDTPVPFHYRIPPDLHDGWPVGDLRHEGGDLRKITHAVNSIDLNQLSGMRSLLVFRHGKLLLEEYFNGADARTDHPLFSCTKSVFSTVFGIAQDQGLLSVDQKLYDLYPDERGKAGWDARKADITVGNMLSMTSGLDCDDVGVGDANCGSQMGRSKDWLGFIFALPMAHDPGKVWTYNGCCLSLLSNFIAEKSGLAFPTYAKKNLLDPLGIAEGDWVTGPSGVNRVDYGLAWKARDMGKLGQLYLNQGMWKGKRVVSEAWVKDATSLHAAKGTSFHHSYGYLWHLKDMGYQEKTVQVFFANGYKGQAIFVSPEADLVCVVTADSPDDTIYTKEEQLFEDDILGAFR from the coding sequence ATGAAAAGAAGGATCCTTTTATCCCTATTCGTCCTGCCGCTTTTGTCCGCTCCGCCGGGAGCCTTGGCCGATGAGGACATCCCGCCTCCCCCCTTGGTCGCGCCGACACCCATCCCCACCGATACCCCGGTCCCGTTCCATTACCGGATCCCCCCGGACCTCCACGATGGCTGGCCGGTGGGGGACCTGCGCCATGAAGGGGGCGATCTTCGAAAGATCACCCATGCCGTGAATAGCATCGACCTGAACCAGCTATCCGGTATGCGAAGCCTGCTGGTCTTCCGGCACGGGAAATTGTTGCTGGAGGAATATTTCAACGGGGCCGATGCCAGGACCGATCATCCCCTCTTTTCCTGCACCAAGTCGGTCTTTTCCACCGTCTTCGGCATCGCCCAAGACCAGGGACTTTTGAGCGTGGACCAAAAGCTCTATGACCTCTATCCCGACGAACGGGGCAAGGCCGGATGGGACGCGCGCAAGGCGGACATCACCGTCGGGAACATGCTTTCCATGACCTCGGGGCTGGATTGCGACGACGTCGGAGTGGGGGACGCCAATTGCGGGTCCCAAATGGGGCGATCGAAGGATTGGTTGGGCTTCATCTTCGCCCTGCCCATGGCCCATGATCCGGGGAAGGTCTGGACCTACAACGGCTGTTGCCTGTCCCTGCTCTCCAATTTTATCGCCGAAAAAAGCGGCCTGGCTTTTCCCACATACGCCAAGAAGAACCTGTTGGACCCCTTGGGGATCGCCGAAGGCGATTGGGTGACCGGGCCTTCGGGTGTGAACCGGGTGGATTACGGGTTGGCCTGGAAAGCGCGGGACATGGGAAAACTGGGACAGCTCTACTTGAACCAAGGGATGTGGAAAGGGAAGCGTGTCGTTTCCGAGGCCTGGGTGAAGGACGCCACGAGCCTCCATGCGGCCAAGGGGACTTCCTTCCACCATAGTTACGGTTATCTCTGGCATCTCAAGGATATGGGCTATCAAGAAAAGACGGTCCAGGTCTTTTTCGCCAATGGCTACAAGGGCCAGGCCATTTTCGTGTCGCCGGAAGCCGACCTGGTCTGCGTGGTGACCGCGGACAGTCCGGATGACACCATTTACACCAAGGAAGAGCAGCTTTTCGAGGACGATATCCTCGGGGCCTTCCGATGA